A single region of the Chryseobacterium sp. 6424 genome encodes:
- a CDS encoding ATP-binding protein, with the protein MNKTTKDTIINNLEAWMDENGFSANEFAETYKIPSNYISQMRNGKYFVPAGGGKEVAIADKYFRLIAEAIGTDVSGQKEYWRFFETPQALQMLATLEDAKRYGYTNIVIGETGCGKTYLSDLFIRQNPKDNFKITVGSMDTIADLLDKLCDVLKLPQVHSKSRKINAIIKELQRLRLNGRNPIIIFDEAEYMKQTTLCNIKEFHDHLNKKCGLVLIGTDQLLQKIEKLKKKNSPGMPQFYRRVKYGIRVLKSIDTRFNEFLKDVEDKALVKFLQRECDNYGELHDVLVPAMREAERTGEALTEDFVRKVLNLPKL; encoded by the coding sequence ATGAATAAAACGACCAAAGACACCATTATTAATAACCTGGAAGCCTGGATGGATGAGAACGGTTTTTCGGCCAACGAATTTGCTGAAACATATAAAATACCGTCCAACTACATCAGCCAGATGCGCAACGGCAAATACTTCGTACCGGCAGGTGGCGGTAAGGAAGTAGCAATCGCGGATAAATACTTTCGGCTGATCGCCGAGGCCATAGGCACTGATGTAAGTGGGCAGAAGGAATACTGGAGATTCTTTGAAACGCCACAGGCCTTACAAATGCTGGCCACGCTGGAGGACGCCAAACGCTACGGCTACACCAATATCGTGATCGGAGAGACGGGCTGTGGGAAGACTTACCTGTCTGACCTGTTTATACGCCAGAACCCGAAGGATAACTTCAAGATTACCGTGGGCAGTATGGACACCATCGCAGATCTGCTTGATAAGCTGTGTGACGTGCTGAAGCTGCCACAGGTGCACAGCAAAAGCCGTAAGATTAACGCCATCATCAAAGAGCTGCAACGCCTTCGCCTAAACGGCAGAAACCCGATCATCATCTTCGATGAAGCCGAGTATATGAAGCAGACCACCCTGTGCAACATCAAGGAGTTCCACGATCACCTGAATAAAAAGTGCGGTTTGGTGCTGATAGGTACCGACCAGCTTCTGCAAAAAATTGAAAAGCTGAAAAAGAAAAACAGTCCGGGGATGCCGCAGTTCTACCGCCGCGTGAAGTACGGGATCCGCGTTTTAAAAAGCATTGATACCCGATTTAATGAGTTTTTAAAGGATGTTGAAGACAAGGCGCTGGTGAAGTTCCTGCAAAGGGAGTGCGACAACTACGGCGAGCTGCACGATGTTCTGGTACCGGCGATGCGTGAGGCTGAAAGAACGGGCGAAGCGCTGACGGAGGATTTTGTGAGAAAAGTGTTGAACCTGCCAAAATTATAG
- a CDS encoding helix-turn-helix transcriptional regulator: MDSKPIERVQEIILDERLSISAFEKACGLSNNSIQTAIKRKSNLKDETINSILNAFPRYNPTWILTGKGSKLVDNVLASDSKNHNNYGSTPVVITVDSHNEDNIVLVPMKAQAGYIKGWSNPNFIKKLPTFRMPGLNNGVFRMFEVSGNSMFPTLPDRSYVVGSFVENWVKDIKDNRLYVIVSNKVEDGLVKRCINKIEKYNNLICKSDNRREYPTQSLHPDDILEVWEVKLHLNFNIPDPADIYDRVNDLEGEVISLKEIVKKAKLLP, encoded by the coding sequence ATGGACAGTAAGCCAATAGAGCGCGTCCAAGAGATTATTTTAGATGAACGCCTTTCCATAAGCGCTTTCGAGAAGGCATGCGGCTTATCCAATAACTCAATCCAGACAGCCATAAAAAGAAAATCTAATCTCAAAGATGAGACTATAAACAGTATTCTAAATGCTTTCCCTCGTTATAATCCTACCTGGATATTAACTGGAAAGGGCTCAAAACTTGTGGATAACGTGTTGGCAAGTGATAGCAAAAACCATAATAATTACGGATCTACTCCTGTAGTAATTACAGTAGATTCTCATAACGAAGATAATATCGTCCTGGTACCGATGAAGGCACAGGCCGGTTATATTAAAGGTTGGAGCAACCCTAATTTTATCAAGAAGTTGCCAACCTTTCGCATGCCCGGACTCAATAACGGCGTTTTCCGCATGTTTGAAGTTTCCGGAAACTCCATGTTTCCCACCTTGCCGGACCGCAGCTACGTGGTGGGATCATTCGTGGAAAACTGGGTGAAAGACATCAAGGATAACCGCCTCTACGTGATTGTTTCAAACAAAGTAGAAGACGGCCTCGTGAAACGCTGCATCAATAAGATCGAAAAGTACAACAACCTGATCTGCAAATCTGATAACCGCCGAGAATATCCCACCCAAAGCCTTCACCCCGATGATATTCTGGAAGTCTGGGAAGTGAAGCTTCACCTGAACTTCAACATCCCGGATCCGGCAGACATTTACGACCGCGTCAATGACTTGGAGGGAGAGGTAATCAGCCTCAAAGAGATTGTTAAAAAAGCAAAACTCCTCCCTTAA
- a CDS encoding single-stranded DNA-binding protein produces MSLRNRVTLIGRTGKDVETVKFEKGKIAKVSLATTDYYINGLGEKVEETQWHNLVSNGKIADLMEKYVAKGKEIAVEGKVVYRSWDDKDGTKHFITEIRVDQLLFIGNK; encoded by the coding sequence ATGTCATTAAGAAACAGAGTAACCCTCATCGGCAGAACAGGTAAAGATGTAGAAACAGTAAAGTTCGAAAAAGGTAAAATCGCAAAAGTATCCCTCGCCACTACCGATTATTATATCAACGGACTCGGGGAGAAAGTTGAGGAAACCCAATGGCACAACCTTGTCTCAAATGGTAAGATTGCCGACCTGATGGAAAAATATGTCGCCAAAGGCAAAGAAATAGCCGTGGAAGGCAAAGTAGTGTACCGCAGCTGGGATGATAAGGATGGTACTAAGCATTTCATTACAGAAATCCGTGTGGATCAACTGTTGTTTATCGGGAACAAATAA